From the Mycobacterium noviomagense genome, the window CTCGGAACCTTGAGACCGGCAGCTGCGATCATTTCGCGCATTACCTCGTTGACTCCGCCACCGAACGTGATGACCAGGTTGCGTTTGGTCTGCACATCCAGCCACTCCAGCAGCTCGGCGGTCTCGGGCTCCGCGGGGTTGCCGAACCGGCCGACGATCTCCTCGGCGAGCCGGCCGACGTACTGAACCCGCTCGGTGCCAAAGACTTTGGTCGCGGCAGCGTCGGCCACGTTGATGTCCTCACCTGCGGCCGCTACCTGCCAGTTCAGCAGCTCGTTGATCCGCCAGATTGCATGGATCTCACCCAGCGCGCGTTTCACGTCGCCGTGATCGATCGGCGTGACACCGTCACCACCCGGCTTGGACGCCCACGCGTGCACGCGGTCGTAGATGGCGGCGAACCGACCGGCCGGGCCGAGCATCACTCTCTCGTTGTTGAGCTGCGTGGTGATCAGCCGCCACCCGTCGTTCTCTTTGCCGACCAGCATGTCCACCGGCACACGGACGTCGTTGTAGTACGTCGCGTTGGTGTGGTGTGCACCGTCGGACAGAATGATCGGTGTCCACGAGTAGCCCGGATCCTTCGTGTCGACGATCAGGATCGAAATTCCCTTGTGCTTAACCGCTTCAGGGTCCGTGCGGCACGCAAGCCAGATGTAGTCGGCGTCGTGGGCGCCGGTGGTGAAGATCTTCTGCCCATTGACGATGTACTCGTCGCCATGCCGAACTGCGGTGGTGCGCAACGACGCAAGGTCCGTACCCGCCTCGGGCTCGGTGTAGCCGATAGCGAAATGCACCTCGCCCGCCAGGATCGCGGGCAGGAACTTCTTCTTCTGCATCTCGCTGCCGTATACCTGCAGGGTGGGACCCACTGTCTGCAGCGTCACGGCGGGCAAGGGCACGTCGGCGCGATGAGCTTCGTTGACGAAGATCTGCTGCTCGATCGGACCGAAGCCCAGCCCGCCGAACTCCTTCGGCCATCCGACACCGAGCTTGCCGTCCTGACCCATCCGCCGGATCACCGCGCGGTAGGCCTTCCCGTGGCGGTCGGCCTCCATCTCCTTACGCTCTTCGGGCGAGATCAAATTGGAAAAGTATTGCCGTATCTCGGCTTGCAACTGCCGCTGCTCGGGCGTCAGGTCGATGAACATTGGGCTCCCACGAGATCGAGACGATGCGACGGCCCACCTAGCAGCCGGGTCAGATCCTTGATCGTCGAGTAGTACCGCGGCATCGGGTAGGTGATGTCCATGCCCATGCCGCCGTGCAAGTGGTGGCAGATCTGCATCACCGGCGGCGCCTGCGACGTCACCCAGTACCCGAGCACGTCGAGGTCGTCGTCGGCGTCACGCCCTTGGGCCAGCCGCCAAACAGCCGACTTGGCGGCCAAATCGATTGTGCGCGAGGCAATGTAAACCTCGGCGAGTTGTGCGGCGACAGTCTGAAACGTCGACAGCGGCTTGCCGAACTGGTGCCGATTGGCCACATAGTCGGCGGTCAGCCGCAGTGCCCCGGCCACCAGCCCGTCGGCGTAGGCGCCGATCATCGCCAACGCCAGTTGGTTGACCCGGCGGCTGGTCGCACCGGTCAACACATCGTCGTCCGGAATCTGGACGTCGGCGAACGTGACGGCGTACTCGTCGCTGCCGTTGGAGGTCGGGGTCCGGACGAGCTGAACACCGTCGGCCTTCGGCGACACCACGACCACGGCGCTGTCAGCGGTGACGAGCATCCACTGCGCTTGGTCGGCATATGCGACGCCCACCTTGGTCCCCGAGAGCCGGCTGTGCACGAACGTCGTCGCCGGACGTTCGGGTAAGGCCGCGCCCGGTTCGTTCAATGCGGCGGTCAGCACCGCACCCTTGGCCACGCCCGCCA encodes:
- the fadE29 gene encoding acyl-CoA dehydrogenase FadE29; translated protein: MFIDLTPEQRQLQAEIRQYFSNLISPEERKEMEADRHGKAYRAVIRRMGQDGKLGVGWPKEFGGLGFGPIEQQIFVNEAHRADVPLPAVTLQTVGPTLQVYGSEMQKKKFLPAILAGEVHFAIGYTEPEAGTDLASLRTTAVRHGDEYIVNGQKIFTTGAHDADYIWLACRTDPEAVKHKGISILIVDTKDPGYSWTPIILSDGAHHTNATYYNDVRVPVDMLVGKENDGWRLITTQLNNERVMLGPAGRFAAIYDRVHAWASKPGGDGVTPIDHGDVKRALGEIHAIWRINELLNWQVAAAGEDINVADAAATKVFGTERVQYVGRLAEEIVGRFGNPAEPETAELLEWLDVQTKRNLVITFGGGVNEVMREMIAAAGLKVPRVPR
- a CDS encoding acyl-CoA dehydrogenase family protein is translated as MDFTLDSAQQAVADVVTSVLERNLTWEALVDGGVTALPVPERLGGDGVGLAEVATALTELGRRAAVTPALATLGFGVVPLLDLASDEQQNRYLAGVAKGAVLTAALNEPGAALPERPATTFVHSRLSGTKVGVAYADQAQWMLVTADSAVVVVSPKADGVQLVRTPTSNGSDEYAVTFADVQIPDDDVLTGATSRRVNQLALAMIGAYADGLVAGALRLTADYVANRHQFGKPLSTFQTVAAQLAEVYIASRTIDLAAKSAVWRLAQGRDADDDLDVLGYWVTSQAPPVMQICHHLHGGMGMDITYPMPRYYSTIKDLTRLLGGPSHRLDLVGAQCSST